The genomic interval tgacatctgtttgtttctaagAAGAAGCAGTAACTGATGATGAGACACGAAGAGTTTTGATTGACTGATGAACAAATGCTGTTTAATTCCTTCATGAAGTCGACATTTGAAtccttctctgctgtccaaCCAGCTCACAGACAGTTCTGACCTCTCATGTGTCTCCATTGTCTTCAGGTGCTGAGCAATATACTGGTTCTGCAACGGTCGACATCAGCTATTGTCCCATCACATATTATGGGGTGCAGTACACATCATTGTATGTAAGTAGGATGGAGCCTGATGCTTGAGAATATCTCTCTTTGTTCCATCCAGTGTGTCATTAATGTCCAGTGCAGTGACACTGAATGTCTGAACATGAACTGATGGAGCATCTGAAGCAGAGTGAGAGCTCTGACTGAAACCTCCACAACTCTCTGAGTCAGAGTGACGTTGGCTCTTTGTCGAAAAGGTATTTTGTTGATTCActtgttgtgtctctctgctgtcaacaGGTGACTGCCACGAATGAGTCCGTCACAGCCTGTTTCGACAGCGATGACCTGGATTGTATTGTGGGACCTGCATTTGATGGAGACTCTTTCTTTGTAGTGGAAGTGACTGAGAATGAAACAGAACATCATCAGAATTTGCCAACTATTTATACCTTCTTAGACTGCACTGTGGAGTTGAGCGGATTTAAATCTTCATTTCTTGTGAGTTTTGTTCAGTGTCATGACTGACTTCAATTGAAACAAATTGTCAAGATCTTCTCGAAAAGCTCTTGGAGGAAATTTCctaacagtgacagaaactcTTCTGTTGACTCTTTACAGATTGATGTGAGAATAAGTAGCTTTGGCAGCCAAACAGCTGTGAAGTTAGAAACCTTCTCTCCTGGTTCATTTGTGAGTATTATAtccatgtatatgtgtgtgtgtgtgtgtgtgtgtgtgtgtgtgtgtgtgtgttaatgcagtTGTATGTAGGatttgaacatttctgactCTGGTGTCTCCTAGTGGTGGTATGAAGAAAGACACCTGGAGAAACCAATGCACACTGCTTCCCCATCAgccctgttttatttattttaaaatgtctgataCAGAATCATTTCAAGATGCTATAATCACATCCAAACTCCACACAGCGTCCATGCAACCATGTGAACGCAGCATCCCCAGTTTGAGTCCAGACCAGGACCTTTGTTGCAGATCAACCACATCTCATTTCTACTGTCAGTTAttcacatgaagacaaacatggagCCAAAAATACTTGAAGCAATCTGTTCAGTTACTTTTTACTGTGCAGTTGAACAAAGATAAGACAACACGTCATGTTTAGTTTGACAAGTGGACAAGACAGTGTCATTGTTTAGTCTGTTTTAATCATGTATGaattcatcatctctgctctgtgatcgtaacattggtttgtttgttgtggtcTAGAACTTTGACTTTAAGGTCAATGGTAGCTCAGTCAAGACAACGAGTTTGACTAACGCGGGTCCTACCTACGAAGACGTCAGCGGATGCAGACAGTCAGGTTGGGAAATCCACTGGATCCATAAATCTGTTTTGACACCCTTAAAAACTAAACTCTTACATTAATTTGttgctgtcttttgtttttgctgacagtCTGTAAACTGAAAAGTGAACGATGACATTTTAACCTGATTCTTCACTTTGCAGGTGTTCTGTATTCTTATAATGACGAGGTCAGTTCTGATCCAGACACCTGCTCCACTGAATACTGTGATGATTACGCAACCATCCAGCCGAATGATGAATGTCACTCCCTGGAACGTTGTCTTGGCAACAACAGGTATTTATGTAAGCTTCATGTTTTCAAGAAAGAGCTGTGATGATACAGGAACTTGATGaggacttttttaaaaacattatttattcgGGGCCTTACGCTGTCTGTTCAGATTTGACAGCAggaagcttttaatgtgaagcagcagcagaaggaaatgTTGGGTTTTCATCAGCAGTAACTCAATTCAGCTCAAATGCAGCTCTGATAGGAGCAAAGAGATAAACAATGAGGCTGATACCTGTGAGAGAAAAgtgacagcagaaacatctatgtgttgtgtttcagacatATCTACTGAATTATGCTAACCATCTAGCCTCGGTCCATCCCATctcgtaataccactttgtgcCTCAAGAGGAATTAGTCTGATAGTAAAGCTCAGGCCTCGAAAACTCAGTCATCACTGCACTTTGCCACTAAAGACAGACTATTCTGAGGCCATGGCAAAACACTGCCTGACCTCCAGCCAGTTTAAAAGCAGCTGGCACTTGATCTGCATCAGGACTTGAGGTTtgatcacagcacagttttcatTAACTGTGATGTTGATACTGAAATCAAATGGTAGTGCAGTGTGATACTGGAGAAAGTTCCATAACAACAGGAAGACATTTCCCTGGAATACTGGTCCAAGGAATCAGTCAAAGTCACTGCTGTTGGCTGACATGTGAGCCAGGCCTGTGAAAACATTACAATCAAATATTACGTAGATAAATGCCTCAATGAcgacatgaacatgaacacatgaagacctcactcctgcagtttgtttgtttgagggcCCCCTGGTGGTCGTggccctcagcagcagctgctgatggtgtttgttgtttctgtccttctgtgCCTCCATCAGCTGCATTCTTGACCCCATCTGCACTGTGACCGGCCCCGCTGTCATCGGCTTTTACGGTGATCTTAACACGGTCCAGGATCGGTGTGCGtacactctgctgtctggttCAACAGTCTCCGGCCTCACTGTGGTGGGGTATTTCCGGGAACGCCGTCGTAGAGATGTGAGCTTTTTGGACAGTGTGACACTGCAACTGGACGGAGAAGAAGATGTTCACCTGGAACAAGGGGGGATAGTTAAGGTAAGCTACCTACAGCCACAGTCAAGTCAGTGTGGACTTTGATCCCAAATCCTCgtctcatcctctgctgtgtcagctctcatctttcttctcaGGGACATGAGAAGCACTTATTTTAATACTGGTGAACTCGGTGGTtgttgcagtgaaaacagcctgtttgtgtgtgtttgtgatgattgaacctgtgtttcctccactttgtctctctgctgtgatgcagCTGGGAAACACAATGCAGACCATCAACGGCTCGACTGTGCTGTCAAACGGTGTGGAGGTCTCTGAGGACCAAACTGGAGTCACTGCTGTGAAGACAATCGGCAgcaacactgtttctgttttctttgatgGCAACACTGCACAGATCTTCCTTAAAGGTACAGAAACTAAAATCCTACCACTCACCACACAGGATACAACGACCAATTGTGGTGTCCAGCACTCGTTTGGGGCATGAGGAATGTGAACTAAGCTGTATTTTGGCGAGTTGCCATATTCATCCAGTTTGAACGATGACACTGATCTGACCCATATTCTGTCTTGCACTTGTCCAGGACCTGGTGGACAAGGTCCACAAGTTGATGGTTTGTGTGCTGACTCCATGTCTGTGAGTGATCAGAGGAACAGTACCGCTGAGTAAGACGTTGATCAGTGTTTGAATGGACGttgtactttgtttttgaaattcaGTCCCCGAACACACCTTAACTCGTCTGGAatgtcagtttttatgttttgcttGATTCTGTTTATCTCACAACAATGATCATTTCCACAACTTGAATTTTAAATTATCTGGACATTTCTTAAAAAAGATGAACGGTTCCTTTGACTTGTGGACTGAAGCAAAGATACAAAGCTCATATGAATCTATAACActcagaaagtgtgtttgtgtgcatctgaaCAAGTGAGAGCAGGGTGTCAGTCctgactttgtgttgtgtgtcgcCCCCTAGCTGTGAGGTGCTGTACAatgacactgctgacagttcgaTCAACTGCACCACGATGACTGAACAGtaagcagatgaaacaaactctCTGTATTATACTTTCATGTGTGCTAAATGTCATGTTACATcacatgtttcatgtcatgtgatgtgaggagggatggaagatgAACACACCTGAACTCAGATGATCCACCTGTAACTCAGCACTGATTGGACgtcatccttcatctctctttctgtctcttcacatcTGTGGAACAGCTGTAATCTCCTGAATGACACAGTCTTCACCAGCTGTCACAACCACATCGATCCAACCCCCTACATAGACGCCTGCATCGACACTTTGTGCAAATACCCTGCTGTGGACGGTCTCGACTGTCAGTTCCTGGATGCCTACGCCAGACACTGCAGCCTGCGCATCAACGACACAGTGGACAGCTGGAGGTCAAAGGCCGGCTGCTGTAAGACTTCTCTCACTTCACATCAATTCATCAACGCAggaacaacatcaacattaacAATTAAATACGATTGAATTCTGTCTGAATTTAGATTTTAATAGAAGAAAAATTGTTTTGTCTCACTTAAACTTGtagttttaaagtgttttttttcagcGTTCTTGCagtccttttgtgtttttgacagaATTAGTGTAAAAACTGGTCAGTGTCTCTGTGGAACAATGCTGGAGACGACAGCGACCCCAGTGAACTCCACAATATTCTTTGAAGAACACAGTCTTATTTAGTGCAgttttatgactgttttttttttcagtgttattctttacatgtgtctctctgtctctctttcagcctccCCTCAGCCCTTCTGTCAGGGAACGATCTGCAGTGATCATGAGTTCTGTGCAGAGACGTTCAGCGGTGAAATCGGCTGCTTCTGTCGGGCCATTTTTGCCTTCCCGTACAAATCCAATGACACTTTGGGTACGACAGCTGCGACACGACACCATGACTGACTGGTGCAGAGTCCTGATCCTCAGAGGATGGAGGGTTTTCTCACAGGGAGACTTgtttcacacagctgagctgTTGTGGAGCTGATGATAACTGACCTTCAGCactcagtttgactgaatgtttgttATCAGGAGCACAGATGAGACTTCATTAACTCAGctcttctttttcactctgatgGTATCAAACCACAAAAACTGGTAGTTCGGTTCCGAATGAAAGAACCGACAAAGGTCACCAAAGCAGGATTGAatggtttgacttgtttttgtccctCATGGTGTAAGTGTCTGTCCGGTCTGTCCTCTCTAACATGGTCTTGTATTTGTCTCCCTCGTCTGTCCTGCTGGACGTTCAGGTGACCCGACGGTCTGCGAGGAGAACTCAGCTTCACTTACTCTGGTCGGGTGTCTCCTGGAGGAGAAAGGCATCGACTACACAACCTTACACCTCAATGACCCCACCTGCACAGGTCAGATGGATGAGGTTGACCACATGGTAACCTTCAGCTTCAACAGCAGCGACCCCTGTGGGACGGAGGTCATGGTGGGTTCTCCATCACGTCTTTACTCTCAACAAGCAGCCAAATGTCTTCCAGCACTCTGCTGagcttctcctgctctcctccagtttGGGATCTTTCTGTGGGTTGGGCTTCAGCTCTGACCTCCTTGGTTTCCAGTGATGATGGTCATCTATGAAGCTTATTCTAGCCAGTCAACACctcacaaatgtcacatttaaggctgaatgtaaagagTTGTGATGAATTTGTGAGGAACTTGTGCCGTAACAACATCTCCATGAatctccatcaccctgcagtCCAACAACAGCCTTCTGATCTACACGAACAGCATCACGGGTAACAACAGCTCCTCTGACAACATCACTCGCCAGGACCAATTCTACATCGACTTCTCCTGCTACTATACTCAGCCAGATGTCAACGCTGTGACCTTCAGAATCAAGGACAGgtgagtggaggctgttatctTTGTGTTGTTAAAAGGTTTGTGAGTATAAgacagctgaagtgtgtgtgttctctgcagctctgtgatccAGAAGATCATATCTGGAACTTGGAATTACACTCTGACCATGAAAGCCTACACTGACAGCCAACTCAGGCAAGCTGTGGACTCCAACACTGAAGTCCAGCTGAACCAGAAGATCTGGATGGTGGTGGAGACTGACGGGCTGGATGACGGTTTGGTCGCCCTGGTGACCGACTCCTGCTGGGCAACCAACCAGGCTGAGACTCTGAGATACAACCTGATCAAAGATGGGTGAGATGAACACAGAGGTGGTTGCTGCTCGCTGCTGTTCCAAATGAATCAGAGGCAGGGACTCGTTAATAAGTGTGTTTCTGAGtcctgaaaacaaagtgtgcTCTGACGTGATGAGTGTGTTCTCGTTTGTGAGCAGCTGTGCGAATGACCAGACGGTGAATGTGGAGGGAAACGGAGAGGGAACGTCCAGCCACTTCTCCTTCAACATGTTCCAGTTCTCCAGGAGCTCTTCTGAGGTCTCTGTGCACTGTAATGTCAACCTGTGTGCCAACCTCAACCAGGCCTGCGTCCCGGTACGCccccaaacacaccacacacacactgatgaaaccGGATGCTCATCGCTGGAAAACAGGCCCGAACCCGAAGCCCCACAAATCCTTATGAAAAGCAGTTACAGAtgtgtcagactgctgctgagcttCCATCACCTTCACCAAAGACTTTCTTTGTTCACTCCTCTGGTCCTGATCTGTTTGACATGAGCTGCATCACTCTTGaacactgtgcagctgaaaatacatttagatCAGCCAGAAACATTTGATGGCATTTTGCCTCCAGGTGGCGCTGCGGCAACATGGTTTAGTCCTTGTATGAAGTTCAAACATTCCCAGATTTAGAAATCAGAATGGAGGCCTTTAACTGTGTGTATTTAGATTTACTTTACATGAGATTTCTAGATATTTTCTCTTATTACAATAACAAATGTAAAGGCTGAATGAAGGAGCACTTTCTTCTCATTATTCAACATGTAAACAATCAAACTGAAGGATACAGAAGGTGAGATGTTGCCATCATCCATCAGCAACAGTCCAGCATGAATGGATCAGTGTTGGTCTTCTGAAGTCTgcacttcatctctctgtctttaactTCCAGGATTGCAGTGGAAGTCGTCGGAGACGCAGATCTGCTGGGTCCAAATATTTGGACGAAGCCCCGGCCTTGATCACCATGACCTGGACTAATTAGGTAAGACAcgactctgctgctgactgctgacatCAGAGCAATATGCACTGATCTATAAATGCATATGAGTGATTCTTTCAGTGTGTTGAGTACAGCTGCTTTAGACTGTGAAAGTGTGTCAAAAGTTTCTCCATCAGCTGATTAAACCCTGCAGCCACCTGAAGGTAGCAGGACACACATGATGAATAATCTGCAGCCAGAGTGCTGTGCCAGTACTTCAGTGCCAAAGCCCGTATAGGTCGTCTGTGCACttggctgaaatgaaagtgtgtttagCTTCATTCCCTGAAATCAATACCAGCCTGCTACAgaacaaccacaaacactttaacacacatcaGACTGGTCGGTTGTACCTCAGTATCCAGCCTGTTAGTGTGGGAGACATGGGATTACTGGAGCTCATTAGTGaatggaagaagaaggaagaaccATGACATGAGTGATGTTTGATGACCTGATGCTGAAAGTAAAAAGTGAGTGTGACGGGAGGACAGGGAGGTTTTCCTGCTCAGCTTTCAGACTCATcacaaacaacagaatgaaGAGAGTTGAAGAGTCACACCTGCTGGTTTCAGTCAGGATGCAGGTTTGCAGAAAAGACATCACTCACagtttggtctgcttgtcttctcAGCTTGTCTCCACGGTGACTcggactgactgacaggctgtcGACCTTCATAATGATTCCTGAACGTTACTTCGTCCTAATCCAGAGCCTGATTGTGTGAAAGGATTAGCTCACTTGTCGCTGCTGTGAGGCCATGCTAGCTCACACAATGATAAGGAGACACTGCTGATTGGATCCTTTAAAAGTGAATCTTCCATCAGAGCAGAGCATGTTAGCGTGACTCTTTTCTCCATAACAAACCTGAGCTAATCTTTGATGGAGCGTCTCTGAGCAGAATGTGTCGCTGTGCCTTCCTCACTGGTTCACACACTGTAGACACAGCATCTTTTTATCTACTGAAACATGAAATCTATAAAAACATAATCACAAACTATATGgtgaaggaaagtgtgtgtaggTTTGGGGTTAACAACATCTGTCTCATCACGTTATTCATTCTATAGTAAATCAATGCTTCTATCAATAACAATAATCAGATGATGTTTGGAAATACTAATGATTCTTAATGATTAAGTGTTGTCTGCATATccgagtgtgtgagaggaacaAAAGGAGTGTTTTGGAGCAGTTCTCTTGAAGACACTTCTTGGAAAAGAGGCATTCACGTGGACACCACAGTATAAGTTTAAAATCCTAATAAATCCTTATCATATTTaccttttcatgcttttctggAGACAGCAGTTTCTGTCAGCTTGTGCCTGTAACATGATATCAGTTCATCACATCAGCTCACTTTGATCCGTGGTTGAGAAGAGAAGCTTTGACACTACAAGGTTTAGAAGTGATCTC from Chaetodon auriga isolate fChaAug3 chromosome 24, fChaAug3.hap1, whole genome shotgun sequence carries:
- the LOC143317421 gene encoding uncharacterized protein LOC143317421 — protein: MQLERLYSSSSSPVSTQNFDFKVNGSSVKTTSLTNAGPTYEDVSGCRQSGVLYSYNDEVSSDPDTCSTEYCDDYATIQPNDECHSLERCLGNNSCILDPICTVTGPAVIGFYGDLNTVQDRCAYTLLSGSTVSGLTVVGYFRERRRRDVSFLDSVTLQLDGEEDVHLEQGGIVKLGNTMQTINGSTVLSNGVEVSEDQTGVTAVKTIGSNTVSVFFDGNTAQIFLKGPGGQGPQVDGLCADSIRVSVLTLCCVSPPSCEVLYNDTADSSINCTTMTEHCNLLNDTVFTSCHNHIDPTPYIDACIDTLCKYPAVDGLDCQFLDAYARHCSLRINDTVDSWRSKAGCSSPQPFCQGTICSDHEFCAETFSGEIGCFCRAIFAFPYKSNDTLGDPTVCEENSASLTLVGCLLEEKGIDYTTLHLNDPTCTGQMDEVDHMVTFSFNSSDPCGTEVMSNNSLLIYTNSITGNNSSSDNITRQDQFYIDFSCYYTQPDVNAVTFRIKDSSVIQKIISGTWNYTLTMKAYTDSQLRQAVDSNTEVQLNQKIWMVVETDGLDDGLVALVTDSCWATNQAETLRYNLIKDGCANDQTVNVEGNGEGTSSHFSFNMFQFSRSSSEVSVHCNVNLCANLNQACVPVALRQHGLVLV